The genomic window TAGCAGCAACTTTGCGATCGCTATCTTATCAGCTATCGGATTGTTGAGCTACCTTCCTCACGGCTTCGATGTCCAACTCTAAAACCTCAGCTATTTGTTCTACACTCAACCCCTGCTGTAACAAGCGAGGCACTGTTTCTAGTTTGCCTTCTAGTTTGCCTTCTAGTTTGCCTTCTAGTTTACCCTCTTCCTTAGCTTCTTGATAGACTCTCGTTTGTTTTAGATCACTTAATCCAAACATTGCTTCTAACTCCTGACGGCTTAATTGAGTAAATTTGTAGACCAATATCGTCTCAATCAATTCTAAAACCTTTCGCCTGAGTGCTTCATCCTCAAGCTCTTGTTGTGCCTTCTGAATTAACTGTCTAGCCAGCGTCTGGGCTGTATCTTCATTCTCAACTACTAGCCGCACCATCCCCAA from Funiculus sociatus GB2-C1 includes these protein-coding regions:
- a CDS encoding Rpn family recombination-promoting nuclease/putative transposase, whose amino-acid sequence is MQLGFRGACHPLREVKETAKRIDGVFVPSNESRKPIYFVEVQFQPDDIFYYRLFTEIFLYLGQNKPKRDWRAVAVFCRRSIDQAVPIEYQRLLLSQQVQWVYLDELEETANSSVGLGMVRLVVENEDTAQTLARQLIQKAQQELEDEALRRKVLELIETILVYKFTQLSRQELEAMFGLSDLKQTRVYQEAKEEGKLEGKLEGKLEGKLETVPRLLQQGLSVEQIAEVLELDIEAVRKVAQQSDS